In Caproiciproducens sp. NJN-50, the following are encoded in one genomic region:
- the ilvD gene encoding dihydroxy-acid dehydratase has translation MNSDALRKSMPKRALLHALGLTNEEIDRPLVGVVSSYNEIVPGHMNLDKVVEAVKLGVSMAGGTPLVFPAIAVCDGLAMGHQGMKYSLVSRELIADSTESMALAHAFDALVMVPNCDKNVPGLLMAAARLNLPTIFVSGGPMLAGKVNGKKVSFSSVSEAVAECDTGRISKETLCEFENNGCPTCGSCSGMYTANSMNCLTEVLGMGLPGNGTIPAVYSERIQLAKRAGMQVMELLRKEIRPRDIMTEGAFRNAETVDMALGCSTNSMLHLPAIAHECGIELNLDFANEVSDHTPCLCHLAPVGHTYIEELNEAGGVPAVMHEIDKLGLLDTNLMTCTGKTVRENIAGAVNRNPEVIRPVEHPFSKTGGIAVLRGNLAPDSCVVKRSAVSPEMMVHEGPAKVFDCEEDAIEAIDSGKIAEGDVVVIRYEGPKGGPGMREMLNPTSAIMGRGLGGSVALITDGRFSGATRGAAIGHVSPEAAVGGPIALVRDGDRIRVDIPNNRIDVLLSDAELETRRKEWKPRKPRITSGYLARYAALVTSGNRGAVLELPKC, from the coding sequence ATGAACAGTGATGCATTGAGAAAAAGCATGCCGAAACGCGCGCTGCTCCACGCGCTGGGCCTGACCAATGAAGAGATCGACCGCCCGCTGGTCGGCGTCGTCAGTTCCTACAATGAAATCGTTCCGGGGCACATGAACCTGGACAAGGTGGTGGAGGCCGTCAAGCTCGGCGTCTCCATGGCGGGCGGAACCCCGCTCGTCTTCCCCGCAATCGCTGTCTGTGACGGTCTTGCCATGGGTCATCAGGGGATGAAGTATTCGCTGGTTTCCCGCGAGCTGATCGCGGATTCCACCGAATCCATGGCGCTGGCGCATGCGTTCGACGCCCTCGTCATGGTCCCGAATTGCGACAAGAACGTTCCCGGCCTTCTGATGGCCGCGGCGCGGCTGAATCTTCCCACGATTTTTGTCAGCGGCGGACCCATGCTGGCGGGAAAAGTGAACGGAAAAAAAGTCAGCTTCTCCAGCGTTTCGGAGGCGGTCGCGGAATGCGATACCGGAAGGATTTCCAAAGAGACGCTGTGCGAGTTTGAAAACAACGGCTGCCCGACCTGCGGCTCCTGCTCCGGCATGTACACGGCAAACAGCATGAACTGCCTGACGGAGGTCCTGGGTATGGGGCTGCCGGGCAACGGAACCATTCCGGCGGTCTATTCGGAACGGATCCAGCTGGCAAAGCGCGCAGGGATGCAGGTGATGGAGCTCCTGCGCAAAGAGATCCGTCCGCGCGATATCATGACGGAAGGCGCGTTCCGCAACGCGGAGACAGTCGACATGGCGCTCGGGTGCAGCACCAACAGCATGCTGCATCTTCCGGCGATCGCTCACGAGTGCGGCATCGAGCTGAACCTTGATTTCGCGAATGAAGTCAGCGACCACACGCCCTGCCTGTGCCACCTGGCGCCCGTCGGGCATACTTACATCGAGGAACTCAACGAGGCGGGCGGCGTTCCGGCCGTCATGCATGAGATCGACAAGCTGGGGCTTTTGGACACGAATCTGATGACCTGCACGGGAAAAACGGTGAGGGAGAACATCGCGGGCGCCGTCAACCGGAATCCGGAGGTTATCCGTCCCGTGGAGCATCCGTTCAGCAAAACGGGCGGGATCGCCGTCCTTCGCGGCAATCTGGCCCCCGATTCGTGCGTGGTCAAACGCTCCGCCGTGTCGCCCGAAATGATGGTACACGAAGGTCCGGCGAAAGTGTTCGACTGCGAGGAGGATGCGATTGAGGCAATCGATTCCGGGAAAATCGCCGAGGGAGACGTTGTGGTCATCCGGTACGAAGGCCCCAAGGGGGGACCCGGCATGCGGGAGATGCTCAATCCCACCAGCGCGATCATGGGGCGCGGCCTCGGCGGCAGCGTCGCCCTGATCACCGACGGGAGGTTCAGCGGAGCCACCAGGGGGGCCGCGATCGGCCATGTGTCGCCGGAAGCGGCGGTCGGCGGGCCGATTGCTCTGGTTCGCGACGGGGACCGGATCCGCGTCGACATTCCCAACAACCGCATCGACGTTCTGCTGAGCGACGCGGAGCTGGAAACCCGCAGAAAGGAATGGAAGCCGAGAAAACCCAGAATTACAAGCGGATATCTTGCGAGATATGCCGCGCTGGTCACTTCCGGCAACCGCGGAGCCGTGCTGGAGCTTCCGAAGTGCTGA
- a CDS encoding ferredoxin, whose protein sequence is MIAQLDRKNCIGCGLCSYTCPEVFRMDDDGFARIIREQVPKEAERSVLVARDECPVSVIFVEKAAPSKQP, encoded by the coding sequence ATGATTGCGCAATTGGACCGAAAAAACTGCATCGGATGCGGTTTGTGCTCTTACACCTGCCCCGAAGTGTTCCGGATGGATGACGACGGCTTTGCAAGAATCATACGCGAACAGGTTCCAAAGGAAGCCGAACGGTCCGTTCTGGTGGCACGGGATGAATGCCCCGTATCCGTGATTTTTGTAGAAAAAGCCGCACCAAGCAAACAGCCCTGA
- a CDS encoding alpha/beta fold hydrolase: MFYVNVERGVKLAVYDLNPAGRKTVFLIHGWPLNHSMFEYQLDLLPKLGFRCISVDLRGFGNSDAPWDGYDYDRLADDIHEIIRMIGVSTMALAGFSMGGAIAIRYMARHREYKISRLALLSAAAPCFVSREGCSGGLPLEQVNSLIAQISRNRPQAIYDFGQNFFAQPITPPFGEWFRSITLSGPGYSTLKTAETLRDADLRADLSHITVPTGIFYGVLDKICPQELPLALNRGIRNSKLFRFEKSGHAVFYDELEKFNQEFSSFLTG, translated from the coding sequence ATGTTTTATGTCAATGTGGAACGCGGAGTAAAACTTGCGGTGTACGATTTGAATCCGGCCGGCAGAAAAACGGTCTTTCTGATTCACGGATGGCCGCTGAATCACAGTATGTTCGAATATCAGCTCGATCTTCTTCCAAAGCTTGGGTTCCGGTGCATCTCTGTGGATTTGCGCGGGTTTGGAAATTCAGACGCGCCCTGGGACGGCTATGACTACGACCGGCTGGCCGACGATATCCACGAAATCATCCGGATGATCGGCGTTTCGACAATGGCGCTTGCCGGATTTTCCATGGGCGGCGCAATCGCCATCCGATACATGGCGCGGCACAGGGAATATAAAATTTCCCGGCTGGCCCTGCTCTCCGCCGCGGCCCCTTGTTTTGTCAGCCGGGAAGGGTGTTCCGGCGGGCTGCCGCTTGAGCAGGTCAATTCCCTCATCGCTCAGATCAGCCGGAACCGCCCGCAGGCAATATACGACTTTGGTCAGAATTTTTTCGCACAGCCGATCACACCGCCGTTTGGGGAATGGTTCCGCTCCATCACGCTTTCCGGCCCCGGCTACAGCACTCTGAAAACGGCGGAAACGCTGAGAGATGCCGACCTGCGGGCCGACCTCAGTCATATTACGGTTCCGACCGGGATTTTTTACGGTGTTTTGGACAAAATATGTCCGCAAGAACTTCCGCTTGCCCTGAACCGCGGAATTCGGAATTCCAAATTATTCCGGTTTGAAAAAAGCGGGCACGCTGTCTTTTATGATGAACTGGAAAAATTCAACCAGGAGTTTTCCAGTTTTCTGACCGGCTGA
- the pyk gene encoding pyruvate kinase: MRKTKIVCTLGPATKDEESIRNLMLSGMNVARLNFSHGAGTDQKPYVDLVKKLRQELDLPIALLLDTKGPEIRIGSFGKPSVTLKTGNRFILTTRDVTGDEQCVSVTFDRLPQEVHPGTTILIDDGLIELKVESCTETDILCTVDNGGTISSHKGINVPGVRLSLPFISEKDRQDLAFGVAENFDFIAASFTRTAQDIIELRSELQKLGCHSIRIIAKIENAEGVQNIDDIIRVSDGIMIARGDMGVEIPMEEIPIIQKKLIKKASNAGLQVITATQMLDSMIKNPRPTRAEATDVANAIYDGTSAIMLSGETAAGLYPVLAVKTMAKIAERTENDINYIERFKKRDFDEQPNVTSAISHATCTTAYDLGAVAIITVTKTGRTARMISKYRPSHPIISGTTEPTVLRQMSLSWGVVPILVDEKDNTDELFDHVINTARKRGLVRDGDLVVITAGVPLGVSGTTNLLKVQLVGDVLVSGRGVSKGSVCGNLCVCRDEEEANKRFKDGDILVIPETSNEILPILKAASAIITERGGANSHAAIVGLTLGKPVIVAAQNATQLLKSGTAVTVDAGRGIVFSGRKCEKSE, encoded by the coding sequence ATGAGGAAAACAAAAATTGTATGTACTCTGGGTCCGGCCACAAAAGACGAAGAAAGTATCCGGAATCTGATGCTTTCCGGAATGAACGTCGCCCGTCTGAATTTTTCGCACGGGGCCGGAACGGATCAGAAACCCTACGTTGATCTGGTCAAAAAGCTTCGACAGGAATTGGATCTTCCAATTGCTCTGCTGCTCGACACCAAGGGGCCGGAAATACGGATCGGCAGTTTCGGCAAGCCGTCCGTTACCCTAAAAACAGGGAACCGCTTCATCCTGACCACGCGCGATGTCACAGGGGACGAGCAGTGCGTCTCCGTCACATTCGACCGTCTGCCGCAGGAGGTCCATCCGGGTACGACCATTTTAATCGACGACGGTCTGATCGAGCTGAAAGTGGAATCCTGCACGGAAACGGATATTCTCTGTACCGTGGACAACGGCGGAACCATCTCCTCCCACAAGGGAATCAACGTTCCCGGCGTCCGCCTTTCCCTCCCCTTTATCAGCGAAAAGGACCGCCAGGATCTCGCGTTCGGCGTAGCGGAAAATTTCGATTTCATCGCCGCGTCCTTCACCCGCACCGCGCAGGACATTATAGAACTTCGCTCGGAGTTGCAGAAACTCGGCTGCCACAGCATCCGTATCATCGCTAAAATTGAAAATGCCGAGGGCGTTCAGAATATCGACGACATCATCAGGGTTTCCGACGGCATCATGATCGCCAGGGGCGACATGGGAGTCGAAATCCCCATGGAAGAAATTCCGATCATACAGAAAAAGCTGATTAAGAAAGCCTCCAATGCGGGGCTCCAGGTCATCACCGCGACGCAGATGCTGGACTCCATGATCAAGAACCCTCGCCCGACCCGCGCGGAGGCGACCGACGTCGCCAACGCGATTTACGACGGCACAAGCGCAATTATGCTTTCCGGGGAAACCGCGGCGGGACTGTACCCCGTGCTGGCCGTAAAAACCATGGCGAAGATTGCGGAACGGACGGAAAATGATATCAACTACATCGAACGGTTCAAAAAACGCGATTTTGACGAGCAGCCCAACGTTACCTCCGCCATTTCGCACGCGACCTGCACGACGGCGTACGACCTGGGCGCCGTCGCCATTATCACGGTGACGAAAACCGGTCGCACGGCCCGAATGATTTCCAAATACCGCCCCTCGCACCCCATCATCAGCGGAACGACGGAGCCGACCGTGCTTCGCCAGATGAGCCTCTCGTGGGGGGTCGTCCCGATCCTTGTGGATGAAAAGGACAATACGGACGAGCTGTTCGACCACGTGATCAACACGGCGAGAAAACGCGGCCTGGTGCGGGACGGCGACCTGGTGGTCATCACGGCCGGAGTTCCCCTCGGCGTTTCAGGGACGACGAATCTTTTGAAGGTCCAGCTGGTTGGCGACGTTCTGGTATCCGGCAGAGGCGTTTCAAAGGGAAGCGTATGCGGCAACCTTTGCGTCTGCAGGGATGAAGAGGAAGCAAACAAACGCTTTAAAGACGGGGATATTCTCGTTATTCCCGAAACTTCAAACGAGATCCTTCCCATTTTAAAAGCGGCCTCCGCCATCATTACGGAACGCGGAGGCGCGAATTCGCATGCCGCGATCGTGGGATTGACGCTCGGAAAGCCCGTGATCGTCGCGGCTCAAAACGCCACGCAGCTTTTGAAAAGCGGCACGGCCGTCACGGTGGATGCGGGCCGCGGGATCGTCTTCAGCGGGCGGAAATGCGAAAAAAGCGAATAA
- a CDS encoding M15 family metallopeptidase encodes MRKRREKIIKTHAQWHSQNQMKKIRIFMTVIVITLVFSLAAGSLLAWSRMRGLFEPPASGSSTALSEMNPSKSGGLPVYSDSLSLMLVNQSNPLPSGYQVRLADFEGQKVDERIVPALKQMMEKARTDGCPLTLSGGYVDSDGQNRLYEDEVQRLMKNGNLSRVRAENQALNTVGKGGYSENQTGLAVTFSADGKQGDDFASAKQYHWLSENSVYYGFILRFPSEKESLTGMEFQPGHFRYVGTGNAVKMREYSMCLEEYAAYLSKQSQN; translated from the coding sequence ATGCGGAAGCGGCGGGAAAAAATAATAAAGACACACGCTCAGTGGCACAGTCAGAACCAGATGAAAAAGATCAGGATCTTTATGACGGTCATCGTGATTACGCTCGTTTTTTCTCTGGCAGCGGGAAGTTTGCTGGCGTGGTCCCGGATGCGCGGGCTGTTTGAGCCGCCGGCGAGCGGCAGTTCAACGGCGCTTTCTGAAATGAATCCCTCCAAATCCGGCGGCCTGCCGGTCTACAGCGATTCGCTGAGCCTGATGCTTGTCAATCAATCGAACCCCCTGCCGTCGGGGTATCAGGTCCGGCTAGCGGATTTTGAGGGGCAGAAGGTCGATGAGAGGATTGTGCCGGCGCTGAAACAGATGATGGAGAAGGCGCGGACGGACGGCTGCCCGCTGACCCTCTCCGGGGGATATGTGGATTCCGACGGGCAGAACCGCCTTTACGAGGATGAGGTTCAGCGGCTCATGAAGAATGGAAATCTGTCCCGTGTCCGTGCGGAAAACCAGGCGCTGAATACGGTCGGCAAGGGCGGCTACAGTGAAAACCAAACCGGCCTGGCCGTCACATTTTCTGCAGACGGAAAACAGGGCGATGATTTTGCGTCTGCCAAGCAATATCATTGGCTCTCTGAAAACAGTGTGTATTACGGTTTTATTCTTCGCTTTCCCAGCGAGAAGGAATCGCTGACGGGCATGGAGTTTCAGCCCGGTCATTTCCGTTACGTCGGCACGGGCAACGCCGTAAAAATGCGGGAGTACTCCATGTGTCTGGAGGAATATGCCGCCTATTTGAGCAAACAGTCGCAAAATTGA
- the rpmE gene encoding 50S ribosomal protein L31, giving the protein MKEKIHPQYKDTTITCACGNVIHTRSTKENIRVEICSKCHPFFTGKQKLVDTSGRVDTFKRRYGLDK; this is encoded by the coding sequence ATGAAGGAAAAGATCCATCCGCAGTATAAAGATACTACGATTACCTGCGCGTGCGGAAATGTGATTCATACAAGATCCACAAAGGAAAACATCCGTGTTGAAATTTGCTCCAAATGCCACCCGTTTTTTACGGGCAAGCAGAAGCTGGTTGATACAAGCGGTCGCGTAGATACGTTCAAAAGGCGCTACGGTCTCGACAAGTAA
- the tnpA gene encoding IS200/IS605 family transposase yields MKTNDIDSLNHTSWNCKYHIVFAPKYRRKVAYGNMRAEIGKILRELCNWKQVEIMEAEVCPDHIHMLVKIPPKMSVSGFVGFIKGKSTLLIFERHANLKYKYGNRTFWCRGYFVDTAGKNDKAIAEYIKNQLEEDQVEDQMTLKEYADPFTGSK; encoded by the coding sequence ATGAAGACGAATGATATAGATAGTTTAAACCATACGAGCTGGAATTGCAAATACCACATAGTGTTTGCACCCAAGTATCGTAGAAAAGTAGCGTACGGAAATATGCGGGCTGAGATAGGAAAAATACTGCGGGAGTTATGTAACTGGAAACAGGTGGAAATCATGGAAGCAGAGGTGTGTCCGGATCATATACACATGTTGGTAAAAATACCACCGAAGATGAGCGTTTCCGGATTCGTAGGATTTATCAAAGGAAAGAGCACTTTGCTGATATTTGAGCGGCACGCGAATTTGAAGTACAAATATGGGAACCGGACATTTTGGTGTAGAGGCTATTTTGTAGATACGGCAGGGAAAAATGACAAAGCAATAGCTGAGTACATCAAAAATCAATTGGAAGAAGATCAGGTTGAAGACCAGATGACGCTTAAGGAGTATGCAGACCCGTTTACGGGTAGCAAGTAA
- a CDS encoding YigZ family protein: MEEEYLTLKVAASAEFTERRSRFISDCAPVSNEEEAAAFLQEVKSHRRDANHHVYAYSLRQGHITRHSDDGEPQGTAGLPVLDVLRKSGVTDAAVVVTRYFGGILLGTGGLVRAYSHAASLALEQSGIAVMKLCSVLEVCCSYAQYSFVCALIPQHGGNIEQSDYTESVRIRFYMENGNIKNFKDALSDATCGACSAAVITQKYFDFS; this comes from the coding sequence ATGGAGGAAGAATATCTGACGCTGAAAGTTGCCGCCTCCGCGGAGTTCACGGAACGCCGTTCCAGATTCATTAGCGACTGCGCGCCCGTATCCAATGAGGAAGAAGCGGCCGCCTTTCTTCAGGAAGTGAAATCCCACCGCAGGGACGCAAATCATCACGTATACGCTTATAGCCTCAGGCAGGGACATATCACGCGGCATTCAGACGATGGGGAACCGCAGGGGACTGCCGGTTTGCCGGTGCTGGATGTGCTGCGGAAATCCGGGGTTACGGACGCGGCGGTTGTCGTCACCCGCTATTTCGGGGGCATCCTGCTTGGAACCGGCGGCCTGGTGCGGGCATATTCCCATGCGGCTTCGCTTGCGCTGGAGCAATCCGGGATCGCCGTGATGAAGCTCTGCTCCGTGCTGGAGGTTTGCTGCAGCTACGCACAGTATTCTTTCGTCTGCGCGCTGATTCCTCAGCACGGCGGAAATATTGAGCAGTCCGATTACACCGAGTCCGTGCGGATCCGCTTTTACATGGAAAACGGAAATATAAAAAATTTCAAAGATGCTTTGTCCGACGCAACCTGCGGAGCATGTTCGGCAGCGGTAATTACTCAAAAATATTTTGATTTCAGCTGA
- a CDS encoding deoxyguanosinetriphosphate triphosphohydrolase, producing MTVCERVQKLEEQTLSPYAMLSKNSAGRKVPEEECDLRTPYQRDRDRIIHCKAFRRLKHKTQVFLSPEGDHYRTRLTHTLEVAQIARTIARALCLNEDLTEAISLGHDLGHTPFGHAGERALNEIVPGGFRHYEQSVRVVERLEKGGRGLNLTKEVRNGILCHTSGTEAVTMEGRIVRTADRIAYLNHDIDDAERAGVLTEGEIPPEITEVLGHKKSKRIDTLVRSVVANSGEGTVRMAPEIQEAFDLLNEYMYRSVYQNPYAKGEERKVPNLIGILFGFLQKPENLPEDMRRIAEQEGCARAACDFIAGMTDHYAVELFKSIYIPASWRF from the coding sequence ATGACGGTTTGCGAACGGGTACAAAAGCTGGAAGAGCAGACCCTTTCACCTTATGCGATGCTTTCGAAAAATTCGGCGGGGCGCAAAGTACCTGAAGAGGAATGTGATCTGCGGACTCCGTATCAAAGAGACCGGGACCGGATCATCCACTGCAAGGCTTTCCGCCGGTTAAAGCATAAAACGCAGGTATTCCTTTCCCCCGAGGGGGACCACTACAGAACGCGCCTGACCCATACGCTGGAAGTCGCTCAGATCGCGCGGACGATTGCGCGCGCATTGTGCCTGAATGAAGACCTCACGGAGGCCATTTCGCTGGGGCACGATCTGGGACATACCCCCTTCGGGCACGCGGGGGAACGGGCTCTGAACGAGATTGTTCCGGGTGGGTTCCGGCATTATGAACAGAGCGTGCGGGTCGTGGAGCGGCTTGAAAAGGGCGGAAGGGGCCTGAACCTGACCAAAGAGGTGCGAAACGGGATTCTGTGTCATACTTCGGGCACGGAGGCGGTGACGATGGAAGGGCGGATCGTCCGCACGGCCGACCGGATCGCTTACCTCAACCATGATATCGACGACGCCGAACGCGCCGGGGTGCTGACGGAGGGAGAGATTCCGCCGGAAATCACCGAGGTGCTTGGCCACAAAAAGTCAAAACGGATCGACACGCTGGTGCGCTCCGTGGTGGCGAACAGCGGAGAAGGAACCGTCCGGATGGCTCCGGAGATTCAAGAAGCGTTTGATCTTTTAAATGAGTATATGTACCGCAGCGTTTATCAAAACCCTTATGCGAAAGGGGAGGAACGAAAAGTTCCAAATTTGATCGGTATTTTATTCGGGTTCCTGCAGAAACCGGAAAACCTGCCGGAAGATATGCGCAGGATTGCGGAACAGGAGGGCTGCGCGCGGGCGGCCTGCGATTTTATCGCGGGAATGACGGACCATTATGCCGTTGAGCTGTTTAAATCGATTTACATTCCGGCCTCCTGGAGGTTTTAG
- the dnaG gene encoding DNA primase — translation MPLPELFLQELKARSDLAEIASSYVSLKRSGRNLVGLCPFHSEKSPSFNIYPENGSFYCFGCGAGGDVITFVRRIENLDYMEAIRFLAQRAGMQVPEAEADNGMARLRTRILEINRETARFYYSVLNSDAGREGREYFSRRALKPETVRHFGLGYSPVSRFALVDLLERKGYVQNEMILANVAFQSRNGKAVDRFFGRVMFPIIDLRGNVVAFGGRTLGDDKPKYLNTSETPAFSKGSMLFALNFAKNCNTGRLILCEGYMDVIALHQAGFREAVATLGTSLTPAQARLMARYAKEVVVCYDSDEPGQKAASRAIPILRDAGLIVRVLTVEGGKDPDEYIKANGPVKFKQLLDSCGNDVEYRLQKAKQGRNLQNPEQRVEYLNAAASILATLENRIEQEVYAGRLAQEAGIATSAVMNQIQAFGKKNRKKQIKKQFQAAQRQAAGLQDRVNPEKAENLRAAVAEEALIAHLLKFPESAEKITSQLPPEKFITAFNRRVYAIIVGRITDGKSVGLAELSEEFTMDEISSIARILAAQDGITLTGQDVQEYISIISQENDKKMITRDESIRAEEIEDYLKRLRQQKK, via the coding sequence ATGCCGTTGCCGGAATTATTTCTTCAGGAATTGAAGGCTCGGAGCGATCTTGCGGAGATTGCGTCGAGTTATGTCAGCCTGAAGCGCAGCGGCAGAAATCTGGTCGGGCTCTGCCCGTTTCACAGCGAGAAATCGCCGTCTTTCAACATTTATCCCGAAAACGGTTCGTTTTACTGCTTTGGGTGCGGCGCGGGCGGCGATGTGATTACCTTTGTCCGCCGGATCGAGAATCTCGACTATATGGAGGCAATCCGGTTCCTGGCGCAGCGGGCCGGTATGCAGGTCCCGGAAGCGGAGGCCGACAACGGAATGGCAAGGCTGCGTACGCGCATCCTTGAGATCAACAGGGAGACCGCTCGGTTTTACTATTCCGTGCTGAACTCGGACGCGGGCCGCGAGGGCAGGGAATATTTCAGCCGCAGAGCCCTGAAGCCGGAAACGGTCCGGCATTTCGGTCTCGGGTACTCGCCGGTTTCCCGATTTGCCCTGGTCGACCTGCTTGAAAGAAAAGGATACGTGCAAAATGAGATGATTCTGGCCAATGTCGCGTTTCAAAGCAGAAATGGAAAGGCGGTCGACCGCTTTTTCGGCAGAGTCATGTTTCCGATTATCGACCTGCGAGGCAATGTGGTGGCGTTCGGAGGAAGGACCCTGGGAGATGACAAGCCCAAATATCTGAATACTTCCGAGACGCCCGCATTCAGTAAAGGGAGCATGCTTTTCGCCCTTAATTTTGCCAAGAACTGCAATACGGGCAGGCTGATTTTATGCGAGGGATATATGGATGTGATCGCGCTGCATCAGGCGGGATTCCGGGAGGCGGTCGCCACGCTCGGCACCTCGCTGACTCCGGCGCAGGCGCGGCTCATGGCCCGGTACGCAAAAGAGGTTGTCGTCTGCTATGACTCCGACGAGCCGGGACAAAAGGCTGCTTCGCGGGCGATCCCGATTCTGCGGGACGCCGGGCTGATCGTCCGTGTGCTGACGGTAGAAGGGGGCAAAGACCCGGACGAATACATAAAGGCAAACGGGCCGGTCAAATTCAAGCAGCTTCTCGATTCCTGCGGCAATGACGTGGAATATCGTTTGCAGAAGGCGAAGCAGGGCCGGAATTTGCAGAATCCGGAGCAGCGGGTTGAATACCTCAATGCCGCCGCCTCCATTCTGGCCACTTTGGAGAACCGCATCGAACAGGAAGTCTACGCGGGGCGCCTCGCACAAGAGGCAGGAATTGCCACCTCTGCGGTGATGAACCAGATTCAGGCCTTCGGCAAGAAGAACCGTAAAAAGCAGATAAAGAAGCAGTTCCAGGCGGCTCAGCGGCAGGCCGCCGGCCTGCAGGACCGCGTGAATCCGGAAAAAGCGGAAAATCTCCGCGCGGCGGTCGCGGAGGAAGCGCTGATTGCTCATTTGCTGAAATTTCCGGAATCCGCTGAGAAAATAACCTCTCAATTGCCGCCTGAAAAATTTATTACAGCGTTTAACCGCCGTGTATATGCGATAATTGTGGGCAGAATTACAGATGGAAAGTCAGTCGGCCTTGCGGAATTATCGGAAGAATTTACCATGGATGAAATTTCATCCATCGCGCGGATTTTAGCGGCGCAGGACGGCATTACGCTGACAGGGCAGGATGTGCAGGAATACATCAGTATTATTTCCCAGGAAAATGATAAAAAAATGATTACCCGGGACGAATCGATACGGGCTGAGGAAATAGAGGATTACCTTAAAAGATTAAGGCAGCAGAAGAAATAG
- the rpoD gene encoding RNA polymerase sigma factor RpoD, protein MPDKKTVIRELIEQGKSKGQLSTKEILDALGELDFDPEQIEKFYDTLESQGVEIVEDFGDEPLDDLEIDPKIVESEDLESALSTEGIAIDDPVKVYLKEIGRVPLLTPEEEIDLAIRISSGDEAAKKRLSEANLRLVVSIAKRYLGRGMQFLDLIQEGNLGLIKAVEKFDYTKGFKFSTYATWWIRQAITRAIADQARTIRIPVHMVETINKVKKVSSQLLHTNGHEPTADEISFELDMPVEKVREIMRVAQEPVSLETPIGEEEDSHLGDFIPDDDAPAPADAASHTLLKEQLADVLDTLTPREEKVLRLRFGLEDGRSRTLEEVGKEFNVTRERIRQIEAKALRKLRHPSRSKKLKDFLD, encoded by the coding sequence ATGCCTGACAAGAAAACGGTGATCAGGGAACTGATCGAGCAGGGAAAGTCCAAGGGACAGCTTTCCACAAAGGAAATTCTTGATGCTCTCGGCGAACTGGATTTTGATCCGGAGCAAATAGAAAAATTTTATGATACATTGGAGTCCCAGGGAGTGGAAATCGTCGAGGATTTCGGCGACGAGCCGCTGGACGATCTTGAAATCGACCCTAAAATAGTCGAAAGTGAAGATTTGGAATCCGCTCTCAGCACGGAAGGAATTGCAATCGACGACCCGGTCAAGGTCTATTTGAAGGAAATCGGAAGAGTGCCCCTGTTGACGCCGGAAGAAGAAATCGACCTTGCGATCCGCATTTCAAGCGGGGACGAGGCGGCGAAGAAAAGGCTGTCGGAAGCAAACCTGCGTTTGGTTGTCAGCATCGCGAAGCGCTACCTCGGCAGGGGGATGCAGTTTTTGGATCTGATTCAGGAAGGAAATCTGGGACTGATCAAAGCGGTGGAAAAATTCGACTATACCAAGGGTTTTAAATTTTCCACGTATGCGACCTGGTGGATCCGTCAGGCAATCACCCGCGCGATCGCGGATCAGGCCAGAACCATCCGGATCCCGGTTCACATGGTGGAAACCATCAACAAGGTGAAGAAAGTTTCCAGCCAGCTGCTGCACACCAACGGCCATGAGCCGACGGCGGATGAAATATCTTTTGAACTGGATATGCCCGTGGAAAAGGTCCGTGAAATCATGCGCGTTGCGCAGGAGCCTGTTTCGCTGGAAACGCCGATCGGAGAGGAAGAGGACAGCCATTTGGGGGATTTTATCCCGGACGACGATGCCCCGGCCCCGGCGGACGCCGCCTCTCACACATTGCTGAAAGAACAGCTTGCGGATGTGCTGGACACGCTGACTCCGCGCGAAGAAAAGGTGCTTCGTCTGCGTTTCGGTCTGGAGGACGGGCGTTCCCGCACGCTGGAGGAAGTGGGGAAGGAATTCAACGTGACGAGGGAACGCATCCGTCAGATCGAGGCAAAGGCGCTCCGGAAGCTCCGCCATCCGAGCCGCAGCAAAAAGCTGAAAGACTTTCTGGATTAA